From the genome of Leishmania panamensis strain MHOM/PA/94/PSC-1 chromosome 4 sequence:
GcgctgccacctcctccgtGGCCTCGGTAGCCGCGCGCACTCCGCCACGCGGCTCCATCACGCCCTGGGCACAGCGTTGGACAAAAGGCTGGGATGCTCAGATCACGCCACCTGAACCAGCACCGCAAAGGATAGCCGTGCGCAacgcctcggcagcagcaaaagaGTGTGTACAGCGCGTTTACTCGTCTGCTGCATTGCGGCACCGCGACCTCAAGACAGGCAACGATCATCTGACCTCATCCCTCACTGGTGATGGCAGTTGCAAAGGTCAAGGTAGTGCAGCCTTGGAGGGTTACAACAACGCTGACGAGTCCCCAACGCACTGGATGGCTCGCCGACTTCTCCGAGCACTTGCCCCTCGTCCTACTGACAGTGCTGTGGGCGACATTGTGCACACCATGGTTACTGCCTTGCAACAGGATGTCCAAGCTGAACTCGACAGGCCACGCGAGTGTAACAACCCTGTTCAACATCGCCCCCGCGGCTttgcgctggtgcgcctcCAGCCCTGCGTCTATCGACTCCTCGTTGGTCCTCCTGCCGAAGTGAAGGCAATGGCGCACGCAGCACGGGTCCACAACAGTGGTGCTTGTCCAACAACAGCGCGTCTCCCCTCCGCAGCACCTTACCGAGATCACTTCCTCCTCTACTGCACCAATCAAGGCACCCCGAATGCCTCGCGCACCTGTCACTCCCAAGTCACCAATACCGTCATTCGCCTCACCATTGATACCGGCACCCTTCGCGTccttcgaggaggaggacacgtTGACTTCATCGACTACTTAGAACATCACTTACACATTACACTATACAACGGACAGCGCACCTCTACCCAACAGTCTATatcctcccccacacaccgcCGTCTACAACCCCAACCCCACAAACCTCGCCCCTCCACAGCGCACACCAACCACACAGCAACGCATCTCTTATAAACCCTCCCTCTACAACCCCTAACACCTCCATCCCATCCCTACCAACTACACCTCATCCACACCACCCCCTAACAGAATAGAGCAACCACAGCAGTGATCCTCCAATACCAGAACACCACGTACCAAAAGCCTTCCGTACCACCTACACCCCCTCGCCGCACGCGCATGCCTCACGTCGCCGCCCGTGCCGCgtgcctcccccaccccctctcttcgtcccTCACTTTCCACGCGCCCAATGTGCCGCTCGGCCATCCgttccccaccccctctNNNNNNNNNNNNNNNNNNNNNNNNNNNNNNNNNNNNNNNNNNNNNNNNNNNNNNNNNNNNNNNNNNNNNNNNNNNNNNNNNNNNNNNNNNNNNNNNNNNNNNNNNNNNNNNNNNNNNNNNNNNNNNNNNNNNNNNNNNNNNNNNNNNNNNNNNNNNNNNNNNNNNNNNNNNNNNNNNNNNNNNNNNNNNNNNNNNNNNNNNNNNNNNNNNNNNNNNNNNNNNNNNNNNNNNNNNNNNNNNNNNNNNNNNNNNNNNNNNNNNNNNNNNNNNNNNNNNNNNNNNNNNNNNNNNNNNNNNNNNNNNNNNNNNNNNNNNNNNNNNNNNNNNNNNNNNNNNNNNNNNNNNNNNNNNNNNNNNNNNNNNNNNNNNNNNNNNNNNNNNNNNNNNNNNNNNNNNNNNNNNNNNNNNNNNNNNNNNNNNNNNNNNNNNNNNNNNNNNNNNNNNNNNNNNNNNNNNNNNNNNNNNNNNNNNNNNNNNNNNNNNNNNNNNNNNNNNNNNNNNNNNNNNNNNNNNNNNNNNNNNNNNNNNNNNNNNNNNNNNNNNNNNNNNNNNNNNNNNNNNNNNNNNNNNNNNNNNNNNNNNNNNNNNNNNNNNNNNNNNNNNNNNNNNNNNNNNNNNNNNNNNNNNNNNNNNNNNNNNNNNNNNNNNNNNNNNNNNNNNNNNNNNNNNNNNNNNNNNNNNNNNNNNNNNNNNNNNNNNNNNNNNNNNNNNNNNNNNNNNNNNNNNNNNNNNNNNNNNNNNNNNNNNNNNNNNNNNNNNNNNNNNNNNNNNNNNNNNNNNNNNNNNNNNNNNNNNNNNNNNNNNNNNNNNNNNNNNNNNNNNNNNNNNNNNNNNNNNNNNNNNNNNNNNNNNNNNNNNNNNNNNNNNNNNNNNNNNNNNNNNNNNNNNNNNNNNNNNNNNNNNNNNNNNNNNNNNNNNNNNNNNNNNNNNNNNNNNNNNNNNNNNNNNNNNNNNNNNNNNNNNNNNNNNNNNNNNNNNNNNNNNNNNNNNNNNNNNNNNNNNNNNNNNNNNNNNNNNNNNNNNNNNNNNNNNNNNNNNNNNNNNNNNNNNNNNNNNNNNNNNNNNNNNNNNNNNNNNNNNNNNNNNNNNNNNNNNNNNNNNNNNNNNNNNNNNNNNNNNNNNNNNNNNNNNNNNNNNNNNNNNNNNNNNNNNNNNNNNNNNNNNNNNNNNNNNNNNNNNNNNNNNNNNNNNNNNNNNNNNNNNNNNNNNNNNNNNNNNNNNNNNNNNNNNNNNNNNNNNNNNNNNNNNNNNNNNNNNNNNNNNNNNNNNNNNNNNNNNNNNNNNNNNNNNNNNNNNNNNNNNNNNNNNNNNNNNNNNNNNNNNNNNNNNNNNNNNNNNNNNNNNNNNNNNNNNNNNNNNNNNNNNNNNNNNNNNNNNNNNNNNNNNNNNNNNNNNNNNNNNNNNNNNNNNNNNNNNNNNNNNNNNNNNNNNNNNNNNNNNNNNNNNNNNNNNNNNNNNNNNNNNNNNNNNNNNNNNNNNNNNNNNNNNNNNNNNNNNNNNNNNNNNNNNNNNNNNNNNNNNNNNNNNNNNNNNNNNNNNNNNNNNNNNNNNNNNNNNNNNNNNNNNNNNNNNNNNNNNNNNNNNNNNNNNNNNNNNNNNNNNNNNNNNNNNNNNNNNNNNNNNNNNNNNNNNNNNNNNNNNNNNNNNNNNNNNNNNNNNNNNNNNNNNNNNNNNNNNNNNNNNNNNNNNNNNNNNNNNNNNNNNNNNNNNNNNNNNNNNNNNNNNNNNNNNNNNNNNNNNNNNNNNNNNNNNNNNNNNNNNNNNNNNNNNNNNNNNNNNNNNNNNNNNNNNNNNNNNNNNNNNNNNNNNNNNNNNNNNNNNNNNNNNNNNNNNNNNNNNNNNNNNNNNNNNNNNNNNNNNNNNNNNNNNNNNNNNNNNNNNNNNNNNNNNNNNNNNNNNNNNNNNNNNNNNNNNNNNNNNNNNNNNNNNNNNNNNNNNNNNNNNNNNNNNNNNNNNNNNNNNNNNNNNNNNNNNNNNNNNNNNNNNNNNNNNNNNNNNNNNNNNNNNNNNNNNNNNNNNNNNNNNNNNNNNNNNNNNNNNNNNNNNNNNNNNNNNNNNNNNNNNNNNNNNNNNNNNNNNNNNNNNNNNNNNNNNNNNNNNNNNNNNNNNNNNNNNNNNNNNNNNNNNNNNNNNNNNNNNNNNNNNNNNNNNNNNNNNNNNNNNNNNNNNNNNNNNNNNNNNNNNNNNNNNNNNNNNNNNNNNNNNNNNNNNNNNNNNNNNNNNNNNNNNNNNNNNNNNNNNNNNNNNNNNNNNNNNNNNNNNNNNNNNNNNNNNNNNNNNNNNNNNNNNNNNNNNNNNNNNNNNNNNNNNNNNNNNNNNNNNNNNNNNNNNNNNNNNNNNNNNNNNNNNNNNNNNNNNNNNNNNNNNNNNNNNNNNNNNNNNNNNNNNNNNNNNNNNNNNNNNNNNNNNNNNNNNNNNNNNNNNNNNNNNNNNNNNNNNNNNNNNNNNNNNNNNNNNNNNNNNNNNNNNNNNNNNNNNNNNNNNNNNNNNNNNNNNNNNNNNNNNNNNNNNNNNNNNNNNNNNNNNNNNNNNNNNNNNNNNNNNNNNNNNNNNNNNNNNNNNNNNNNNNNNNNNNNNNNNNNNNNNNNNNNNNNNNNNNNNNNNNNNNNNNNNNNNNNNNNNNNNNNNNNNNNNNNNNNNNNNNNNNNNNNNNNNNNNNNNNNNNNNNNNNNNNNNNNNNNNNNNNNNNNNNNNNNNNNNNNNNNNNNNNNNNNNNNNNNNNNNNNNNNNNNNNNNNNNNNNNNNNNNNNNNNNNNNNNNNNNNNNNNNNNNNNNNNNNNNNNNNNNNNNNNNNNNNNNNNNNNNNNNNNNNNNNNNNNNNNNNNNNNNNNNNNNNNNNNNNNNNNNNNNNNNNNNNNNNNNNNNNNNNNNNNNNNNNNNNNNNNNNNNNNNNNNNNNNNNNNNNNNNNNNNNNNNNNNNNNNNNNNNNNNNNNNNNNNNNNNNNNNNNNNNNNNNNNNNNNNNNNNNNNNNNNNNNNNNNNNNNNNNNNNNNNNNNNNNNNNNNNNNNNNNNNNNNNNNNNNNNNNNNNNNNNNNNNNNNNNNNNNNNNNNNNNNNNNNNNNNNNNNNNNNNNNNNNNNNNNNNNNNNNNNNNNNNNNNNNNNNNNNNNNNNNNNNNNNNNNNNNNNNNNNNNNNNNNNNNNNNNNNNNNNNNNNNNNNNNNNNNNNNNNNNNNNNNNNNNNNNNNNNNNNNNNNNNNNNNNNNNNNNNNNNNNNNNNNNNNNNNNNNNNNNNNNNNNNNNNNNNNNNNNNNNNNNNNNNNNNNNNNNNNNNNNNNNNNNNNNNNNNNNNNNNNNNNNNNNNNNNNNNNNNNNNNNNNNNNNNNNNNNNNNNNNNNNNNNNNNNNNNNNNNNNNNNNNNNNNNNNNNNNNNNNNNNNNNNNNNNNNNNNNNNNNNNNNNNNNNNNNNNNNNNNNNNNNNNNNNNNNNNNNNNNNNNNNNNNNNNNNNNNNNNNNNNNNNNNNNNNNNNNNNNNNNNNNNNNNNNNNNNNNNNNNNNNNNNNNNNNNNNNNNNNNNNNt
Proteins encoded in this window:
- a CDS encoding hypothetical protein (TriTrypDB/GeneDB-style sysID: LpmP.04.0160), which produces MLQSNEGTQPLPGSTMTPSPGASLGVRAGEAVDHHSAQKTEALPLADLLIRASDAIRSERGRADSMEKENNKLRAQLEGVRSAYQSVATQRAQRSSQTLASVTTYNKAVEDTLFAYVRDQLIGPDDNYTSGNNGGNCTTKINSRTRPRQSQWSSSAATSSVASVAARTPPRGSITPWAQRWTKGWDAQITPPEPAPQRIAVRNASAAAKECVQRVYSSAALRHRDLKTGNDHLTSSLTGDGSCKGQGSAALEGYNNADESPTHWMARRLLRALAPRPTDSAVGDIVHTMVTALQQDVQAELDRPRECNNPVQHRPRGFALVRLQPCVYRLLVGPPAEVKAMAHAARVHNSGACPTTARLPSAAPYRDHFLLYCTNQGTPNASRTCHSQVTNTVIRLTIDTGTLRVLRGGGHVDFIDYLEHHLHITLYNGQRTSTQQSISSPTHRRLQPQPHKPRPSTAHTNHTATHLL